The nucleotide sequence AAGCAGCACTTTACTGCTTGTGATATATTAACACATGCATAAGCACACACACGGCACACATGtacgcacatgcacacaccagATGCAACCCTCAGAATGGATTTCACGACCCACTCATGGACCGGGGCTACGGTTAAAATTATCTGTCAAACTGCTCTTGTAAAATGAGAAAGCTGAGGTCAGCAAAGGGGCGGCCCAAGGTCACCCAAGATGTTCGCAGAGTCAGGACTAGAACCTGGCATCCAGTTCCCAATACTTCTTGTTACTGAATTCCGATTAACAGAATGCTAGCCCAGCTGAGTGCAGAGGGAGCGTCTGGACGGTCTGGGTACGAAGTCGCTACCACTAGTCAGGGTCTAACTGCGCATTTCTCGAGTGCTCAGGAGGCAGAGCAGAGGCTCTGGGTCCTGGCTGTGGCCATCAGTTCTCACTGAGCCAGCAGAGTCTCGGGTGGTCAGGCTCCCCTCACGCCCAGATTTTCTGTGTTCACCTAAGTCTGCCTCATGGCTGTGGTTCCCTGCTCACTCCCTGAGCGTCTCTGATGTAAGCCAGCACGGACAGATGCAGCAGCACGCCTGGGGTCTGACACAGGGCACACTCACCGGGCACTCCCCCTGTGCCAGACCCTGTGCCAAGCAAGGAAAGGCGAGCCGGCAGCAGGGAGGCACAGGCCCCCCGCCCTGGGGAGCTCGGGCTCTGGATCTGTACGGCCCTGGGGAGCTCGGGCTCTGGATCTGTACGGTCCCAGGTTCAAATTTCCACAGTCCCAGGTTCAAATTTCCACTCTGCTTCTCTTGGGTGTGTAGCCAAGGTTTCATGCTCGGCCTCAATGGACTTGCCCATGAAGCGGAATTGTGACATCTGCCTGTCAGCTTGTTGGGAGGATGAAGGGACATAACCCGTCGGAAAGTCCTTGGCACGTGGCAGGTGGTCAGTAAGTGGTAGCTTTCATGATTATTATGactgataaggaaaaaaaaaaaaaagcaactcacGGGTAAAGGAGAGGGGACAACATCCcagaagagaagcagcagcaagagcagaggcagagtggAACCCACAGGGCAAAATGGGAGGCGCGGAGATCTGGGGAAGTGGAGAATGGTTGGGAGATCGAGTGGAAAGGCAGCACAGCCAGCCGCGCAAAGACCTTGAACGTCGGCCTGAAGAACACGGCAATGGGGAGCCACTGAGGGCCTTAGAGGGAGGGAGTGGCACAATTTGGAGTATGTGAAAGAAAAGATGGATTAAGGACCTTTGACTGATAGCAACAAACCTCCACCAGGGCTTGACTTATGCCACGGTGGTGAGCTCTCTGAGTTCAGCAGGGAAGGGTATGGTCACCATCCTAAGAGGCCTCCAAGAGGTGGCAGGGCTTCAAGGGAGGCTCTTGCCACCTGAGTGGGATAGGATGGTTCTCTCTGACGGCAGCAGAGGGGAGCACTCTCGTGCTGGCACAGGTCCAGGGAGCAAGTATCAGAAACAGATGTGACAGGGTGACCAGAAATTGGCCTCGTGTCTGGTCAGGTTCTGGACACATAGAGCAGTCTGGAACCTCATCCCAGGGGCAAGCCAGATGCAGGAAGACCACACCCCCTTGCTAGACCGAGCTATCTCCCCTGGCCCCTGACTGTGTCTCATTCATTCAACTGATCATCCAGCCCCTTACTCAGTCAGCATACACTTGGGATgcccctgctgtgtgccaggcacgcCGCTACGCCCCGGGAAGCCGGCTCTATCAATGAGGGTTTGATTGGAGCCCCAGAACAGTGAAGAGATTCCAATATAAAAAATCAGGAACTTTTTACAGGGATTGGACTTCTGTGATTGTGGGTGccagtaaaaaaaagaaaagaaaagaaaaaaaaaatgttctgtgagGGGCTGTTTCTTGTTCTGCTGGTGGCTGCTGCCGGAATCCTGTGGCCCAAGCGACAGGGCGAACTGAAATGGCAGGGATGAGTGGAACCCGTGAGGATAGTCCCGAATGCCCTTCACCATCTCGTCACCTCCAATGGGAGGAGCTGAAGCAGGTGGTCCAGCAGGACCTGGAGCGGCTGCGGTCCTGGTGCTTCCGGACACTGCACAGTGAGGCAGCCCATACAGGACAACTGGTGTCAGCCACGACAGGGGTTCATCTCATGCAGAATATCTCCGGGGACCCACACCAGCCTGGGATTCTGTGGGGATGGAATTTCTGGGAAGTGCAACTTCCACAGAGCCAAGGGACATATGATAGATCTAGGACAGTCCACCCCTTGGGGGTCCTCGCGGTTTTGAGAGATGACTTCCCTGATGGTTCTCCTGTCACCCAAGAGCTAGTCAAATAAGAGAGTCAGAGAGAACACTTCCTCCCAGATTTTGGTGATTCCTGGATTTCATCATTTCCCCAGAGATGTTCATGGCAGCGAGACAGGGTCTGGACCAGTCACCATGGAGGACCCCAGTGGGGTCCCCCTCTCCAGAGGATCAAGCTAGAGCTCCAACTGGCCTAACCATCCAGGGACGGCCTCTGTTATCCAAGACAGAGCAGAGAGGAACCTGGCCCTCAGGTGGAATCCAGGGGTTCATCCTGAGAATCCCTAATATGGACGAGTCCCTGAACCACCCGAGgttctgtgttctctctgtgtggGCCGGAGTAGAAGACAGTGGAGTTAGCAATCAGAGTCTAGGGCTTAGAACCAAGATCTAAGGTCTAACTCTACCTTCCACTGTtgtgctgtgtgactttgggaaagtctcctaacctctctgcacctcagtttcctagTAGATAAACAAAATTTCCCTCCACGGGTCCCTCCAGGTCGAGCCCATCTCAGCCTGTGGTGTTGCTTTCCTAACCTCGCAGCCTCCCTTGTTCACAAACACCTGCCTGTGCCCTTCTGAATACTGGTGCCCCGAGCTGGGATGCCCAGAGAGGACAGCCTGCAGACAGCCTGTCCTGTAGGACCCAGCACCAAGGCCACCCCCGCCTGCCACCCGACCCTGACGGGAGGCGGGAGAAGCCAGGGCTGGGGTCTCTTCTCCAAAAGCCAGGATATTGCAACTGGGGAGAGATGATATCAGAGCAAGGTTTCTGACTCTCCAACAGTCCTATTTAAATCGGACTTAGGACGtggttttgattaaaaaaattattttttgatgatCAGATGGGACGTTTGAACCCCATTTTGTGAAACTCTGTCAAATACAGACACAAACTTTTCTAAGACATTAGGAGTCATCTCataacattaaattttattttggaaatgttcagcattggaatttttaaatatagatcCCATTTATCCTATGGTTATTTGGGGGTTTGTCGGCACAAGGAAGCCAAAGGTCCTTTCTTGGAAGGGACTCTCCTCTGTTTTGGAATGTGCGCTTTCTTCCTGCAATCTTGGCATTACGAATCAATAGATGAGGTGGGGGTTTTTTTAGAATCCTTGCTTGGTAAAAATAAACCCCTCCTCTgaaccctatttttttttttaagcaagaaacagatttttttttaagatttatttatttatttgacagacagcgatcacaagtaggcagagaggcaggcggggtggggtgggggaagcaggctccttgctgagtggagagcccaatgcggggctcaatcccaggaccctgggatcatgacttgagctgaaggcagaggctttaatccactgagccaccaaggcgtcccccctattttttttaatgtccttctcTATGACATTCCAGACCTCAGCCTTCCCATGTCAGCACCCAGGTGGCCTCTGGATTACCCACTTACATTATGTGAAAcgttctcatttcttttttttttttttttgattttttgatttttttaaataaacatataatgtatttttatccccaggggtacagatctgtgaatcgccacgtttacacacttcacagcactcaccattgcacataccctccccaaatgtccataacccaaccaccctctctcgaccccctccctccagcaaccctcagtttgttttgtaagattaagagtctcatggtttgtctccctcccgatcccatcttgtttcatttattcttttcctaccccccaaaccccccacgttgcatctccacttcctcatatcaaggagctcatttcttttttaaagaaactggaaGTCAGAGAGGTTTGGTAACAAGCCTGAGACCACACAGCTGGAGAAGCCAGAACTGGGATTTGACCAAGGCCCCCCACTGGCCCAGAAGCCCAAGCTGGCATGATTGCCAAGCATCTTCTCCTCACCTCCTCAAGGAAGAATGAAACCCAGTGCTTGGCTGGAGAGGACCCCCCCAAGGTGTAAGGAGATGAACTCCAAAGGAGATTTGGATCTGGTCCCCAAaaagcttctctctttttttttttaagattttatttatttttttgacagagaggagagatcacaagcagtcagagaggcaggcagagagagagagagggaagcaggctctccgctgagcagagagcctgacacgggtctcgatcccaggaccctgagaccatgacctaagctgaaggcagaggcttaacccactgagccactcaggtgcccctggtcccTGAAAAGCTTCTATTTATGAACCCACACTCTCTGTTCCTGAGAGTGTATAGCAAAGCTGGTGTCCAGAGcccagtggcagagggagaagaggtgcGGGCAATTCCCCGGAGCAGAGGAAAATGCCTGTGTGGTTTTgtcttaagaataaatttaattaatatctGTATGGCAGACTTATAGGGTCAATTTGGCTTCTGCCTTGAGTAAACATTCTCTagagggtggtggtaagaatccAAGATTGCAGAAACTGAAAAGTAAATGCATCTTCCTGGATTGGGGGGTGGTGCTGTCTTCAGGGTAAGGGAGAGACAGCCGGCCCGGAGCTAGGGGCGAGCTCACAAGCGGAGGTCAGGAATCCTGACCTTACCATGTCCTACCAGCAAAGTCCCTCTCCTGGGACTCTGCAGCATGAAGAGTGGCCGTGAGGCTCCTCCGAGCCCCGTGGGccatggagagagaaggagagccgAGACCAGGAGCCTCTCTCAAGAGCCCAGCAGCAAAGAGCCCAGCAGCAAAGAGCCCAGCAGCATGAGTGAGCTCCGTGGTAtaggagaaggggagaaaagcCTCGGTCAGCAGAAGACTTGGGGAAAGTCTAAGTAGTAAGTGTTGTAGCTCCTCAGGTTCCTCTTTAGACAGTAGGCGAGCTTCTGGTCACAGGCGCAGAGCTGCTGTTGGCAGAAAGACCCGGACCCTGCAGACAGGACACCAAATGCACAGTGAGGAAGGGAAGGTAGGCTCGACCAACAATGCCCCTCGGGCTTACTTCCAGTCTGAGCAGACTCCCCTGTCTGCTTCCTGGCCCAGGAAGTTCTCAGTCTGATGAGGGAGGCACAGCTTCCAAACTGGGAAATGTGGGATCTGATGGAAGAGGGGAGGTTTTGACCCCCAGGGGGAGGTTTTGGCCCCCTGCCCTCTGGCAGTCGCCAGTCTGGTGGTAGAGACACATTTTCTGCCCTTGGGAGTCCCCAGTCTGATGGTGGAGTCAGCCCCTGCTCCAGAGGAACTCCAGCTCTCATAGAGGAGACACCATCCCCAGACTTAGCTCTGAACTCAGATGGATGTGAGCTTGAATCCCAGCTGTAGCTGTGTGCACTGGCAAGGCTCTGAGttccagtttcctcatttgtaaaacaggaaGACTAAACACACTTCAAAAGTTGTTTGGGGGAGCAAGTAAATGGAGGTATGCAAAGCATTTGGCACCTGGTGAATACTCAGTTTGCAGCATTTCAACCCTTCCCCAGAGGTCAGATGCAGCTGCAATAATCCTGCCTCCCTTGCCCCCCAGCTCTGCCCTACAAGGTATAGGCTGGCTAACATCTAGGGGCAGCTGAACTCAGAACCAGCAGGGACCCCGGTTCTATCAGTGGCCCTAATGGGAAGGCCCAGTCTTACCACAGGTGACCAGTCCCTGTGCAAATCTGTATGTGTATGGCTGTGTCCAGATTTCGCAGCCTTTCTCCTCCAGCCGCCCATAACACTGATCATGTGCCCAACAGCACCTGTCATTGCAAGAGACATAGATCCTGAGCAGAAGGGGCACGTCATTTAGCAGGGGCCACCTAGGTGGGTGTGGTTTGGCAAAGAAAGAATCTAGGGATATGGCTAAATACTTCTCTGCTCTTCCACTGAGGCTGCCTGCCATCGGCTAGGGGTTCACTGACCACCTCTTTCCTCCAGGAAAGCCTACGTGAgcctacatttcccagccttccttgcaATTGGCTGTGGCCACACGACTAGGTTCCCACCAGGGCATCACGGGCAGAAGGGATGCCCACCACTTCCAGATCCACCCATGAAACCCTCCCACACTGTCCTCCATCTCTCAGCTGGATGGCAATGACCCTGCAGGGGACCCTGAGGCCACAGGGGATGGGAGAGCCACAAGATGGAAGGAACCTGGGTCCTCGAATTCACACGTGATTCACATAGAACTGTTATGTGAGCAAAAAACAAACTTCCAGTGTGTGAGGTGTGGCCAAttgcattttttgtgtgtgtgttgatttacagaaaaataaagaaggttGTACAGAGTGTTCCC is from Meles meles chromosome 1, mMelMel3.1 paternal haplotype, whole genome shotgun sequence and encodes:
- the LOC123952055 gene encoding phospholipase A2 group V-like → MNGLLPLAWFLICSVPAVSGGLLELKSMIEEVTGKNALMSYGFYGCYCGLGGGGTPKDGTDWCCWAHDQCYGRLEEKGCEIWTQPYTYRFAQGLVTCGSGSFCQQQLCACDQKLAYCLKRNLRSYNTYYLDFPQVFC